A window of Nitrospinota bacterium contains these coding sequences:
- the rpsQ gene encoding 30S ribosomal protein S17, translating to MEARKKTLTGTVVSNKMQKTVVIKVARRFTDPTFKKVVNTTKKYKVHDEKNECEPGDLITVCETRPLSKDKRWRLIEIVKRAAVAEQGRAK from the coding sequence ATCGAAGCAAGAAAAAAGACATTAACGGGAACGGTTGTCAGTAACAAGATGCAAAAGACCGTTGTGATCAAAGTCGCGCGCCGCTTTACGGACCCGACTTTTAAGAAAGTCGTGAATACGACAAAGAAATATAAAGTTCACGATGAGAAAAATGAGTGCGAGCCAGGCGATCTTATCACTGTTTGTGAAACCCGCCCTTTGAGCAAAGACAAGCGCTGGCGTCTTATTGAAATCGTTAAACGGGCCGCAGTTGCAGAGCAAGGACGAGCGAAATGA
- the rplX gene encoding 50S ribosomal protein L24 — protein MIQAAPKKMKLKKDDIVQVISGREKGKKGKILSLIPAENRLLVEKLNMYKRHLKGDGKSQQSGIVEREGKMNISNVLLFCDKCGKGVRIKRKKLEDGKRVRVCVKCNDVMDKV, from the coding sequence ATGATACAAGCTGCTCCCAAGAAGATGAAGTTAAAGAAAGATGATATTGTTCAGGTGATATCCGGGCGCGAGAAGGGAAAGAAAGGCAAAATACTTTCTCTGATTCCTGCGGAAAACAGATTGCTCGTAGAAAAACTGAACATGTATAAGCGCCATTTGAAGGGTGATGGTAAATCCCAGCAGAGCGGTATTGTTGAGCGCGAAGGAAAAATGAATATTTCCAATGTGCTTCTGTTTTGCGATAAATGTGGCAAAGGAGTTCGCATCAAACGGAAAAAGCTTGAAGATGGAAAGCGTGTTCGCGTTTGTGTTAAGTGTAACGACGTGATGGACAAGGTCTGA
- the rplV gene encoding 50S ribosomal protein L22, with the protein MEVKAILRHTRTTPQKARLVANMIRGKNVNDAMNTLVFLRKRVALQFQKLLKSAIANAEENHKVVDVDDLVVKRITVDEGVTWKRNMPRARGMATVIRKRTSHITMILDEKLVSEE; encoded by the coding sequence ATGGAAGTTAAAGCTATCCTTAGACACACTAGAACTACCCCTCAGAAGGCTCGGTTGGTTGCAAATATGATTCGCGGTAAGAATGTTAATGACGCGATGAATACCCTGGTCTTTTTGCGCAAACGTGTGGCCTTGCAGTTTCAGAAACTGCTGAAATCGGCCATTGCTAATGCTGAGGAGAATCATAAGGTGGTGGATGTGGATGATTTGGTTGTAAAGAGGATAACTGTTGACGAAGGTGTTACCTGGAAACGCAACATGCCTCGCGCACGTGGAATGGCGACTGTGATTCGTAAGAGAACAAGTCATATCACCATGATATTAGACGAAAAACTGGTTTCGGAGGAATAA
- the rplC gene encoding 50S ribosomal protein L3: protein MKGIFGKKVGMTQIFSETGDCVPVTVIQVDKCVPVLKKTVAKDGYEAVLVAYGERKSKHTNKPLQGFYDKIKFPPAKFLAEFRGQVLEDADIGKPLNVDMFNEGDLVNVIGTSKGRGFAGVLKRHGFGGAPASHGHAEIFRGGGSIGMHTYPGRVLKGKKMPGRMGGESIQVQNLKVVRVDSENNVLLVRGAVPGANGRIVRIFKSERV from the coding sequence ATGAAAGGCATATTCGGTAAAAAAGTGGGGATGACGCAAATCTTCTCTGAGACAGGGGACTGTGTCCCGGTGACGGTGATTCAGGTGGACAAGTGTGTTCCTGTTCTTAAGAAAACCGTTGCGAAAGATGGCTATGAGGCTGTTCTAGTGGCTTATGGTGAAAGAAAATCAAAGCATACCAACAAGCCCTTGCAAGGGTTTTATGACAAAATCAAATTCCCCCCAGCGAAATTTCTTGCGGAATTTAGAGGGCAAGTTCTTGAAGACGCGGATATCGGCAAACCGTTGAACGTTGATATGTTCAACGAGGGCGACTTGGTTAATGTCATCGGGACGTCCAAGGGACGTGGATTTGCCGGAGTCTTGAAGCGCCACGGGTTTGGAGGGGCACCTGCCTCTCATGGTCATGCGGAAATATTTCGCGGCGGTGGATCCATAGGTATGCACACCTATCCGGGTCGCGTTTTAAAAGGTAAAAAAATGCCAGGCCGTATGGGTGGCGAGTCCATCCAGGTCCAAAACCTTAAGGTTGTTCGGGTGGACAGTGAGAATAATGTTCTTTTGGTGCGAGGCGCGGTACCGGGAGCAAACGGTCGTATTGTGAGAATTTTTAAATCCGAAAGAGTGTAA
- the rplN gene encoding 50S ribosomal protein L14: protein MIQLRTVLDVADNSGARVVQCIKVLGGSRRRYARVGDIIVVAVREVEPNGAIKKGEVKKAVVVRTRKEIRRPNGSYIKFDGNAAVLINENKEPVGTRIFGPVARELRAKRFMKILSLAPEVL, encoded by the coding sequence ATGATACAGTTGAGAACCGTTTTAGATGTTGCTGACAATTCAGGAGCCCGAGTGGTTCAGTGTATTAAGGTGTTAGGCGGGTCTCGTCGGCGTTATGCCAGAGTCGGGGACATCATTGTCGTTGCGGTGCGCGAGGTAGAGCCTAACGGTGCGATTAAAAAGGGCGAGGTCAAGAAAGCCGTTGTCGTGCGAACCAGAAAAGAAATCCGCCGTCCCAATGGTAGTTATATTAAATTTGACGGTAATGCGGCAGTCTTGATCAATGAAAACAAAGAGCCTGTCGGCACCCGTATATTTGGTCCTGTTGCCAGGGAGTTGCGGGCCAAGAGATTTATGAAAATTCTTTCCCTGGCGCCAGAGGTTTTATGA
- the tuf gene encoding elongation factor Tu encodes MAKEKFVRDKPHINVGTIGHVDHGKTTLTAAITEVLATKGLATKIAFDQIDKAPEEKERGITIAIAHVEYNTVNRHYAHVDCPGHADYVKNMITGAAQMDGAILVLNASDGPMPQTREHILLARQVGVPKILVFMNKCDMVDDPELLDLVEMEVRELLDKYEFPGDEVPVIRGSALHALQNPTDEGKAKCIWDLMEALDTYFPVPERPVDKPFLMPIEDIFSISGRGTVATGRIETGILKVGDEVEIVGFRPTTKTTATGVEMFRKLLDEGRAGENVGILLRGTKRDDIERGQVLAKPGTITPHTKFSAEVYILTKDEGGRHTPFFNGYRPQFYFRTTDVTGVSTLPTGVEMVMPGDNVTLEIQLITPVAMAEGLRFAIREGGRTVGAGVVNKILE; translated from the coding sequence ATGGCAAAAGAAAAATTTGTCCGAGATAAGCCTCACATAAATGTTGGAACCATCGGTCACGTAGATCATGGTAAGACAACTTTGACGGCAGCGATTACAGAAGTATTGGCGACCAAAGGTTTGGCGACAAAAATTGCCTTTGATCAAATCGACAAGGCTCCTGAGGAAAAAGAACGCGGTATCACGATCGCCATCGCCCATGTTGAGTACAATACGGTGAACCGGCATTATGCTCACGTAGATTGTCCTGGGCATGCGGATTACGTGAAAAACATGATTACCGGTGCGGCGCAAATGGATGGAGCTATCCTGGTTTTGAATGCATCGGACGGTCCAATGCCACAAACGCGTGAGCACATTCTGCTGGCGCGTCAGGTCGGTGTTCCCAAGATTCTCGTGTTCATGAACAAGTGCGATATGGTGGATGATCCTGAATTGCTGGATCTGGTTGAAATGGAAGTCAGGGAATTGCTTGATAAATATGAGTTCCCTGGAGATGAAGTTCCGGTGATACGCGGCAGTGCCCTGCATGCTTTGCAGAATCCGACCGATGAAGGAAAAGCCAAATGTATCTGGGATTTGATGGAAGCTTTGGATACTTACTTCCCTGTTCCTGAGCGCCCGGTCGATAAGCCTTTCTTGATGCCTATCGAGGATATTTTTAGTATCTCGGGTCGTGGGACGGTTGCTACGGGTCGTATCGAGACTGGAATTCTGAAGGTTGGTGATGAGGTGGAGATTGTAGGATTTCGCCCTACAACCAAAACCACGGCGACTGGCGTTGAAATGTTCCGCAAGTTGCTCGATGAAGGTCGCGCGGGAGAGAATGTTGGTATTCTGCTCAGGGGAACCAAGCGGGATGATATTGAGCGCGGGCAGGTTCTGGCAAAGCCCGGAACAATCACTCCGCATACAAAATTCAGCGCTGAAGTTTATATTTTGACAAAGGATGAAGGCGGGCGGCACACACCATTTTTCAACGGCTATCGCCCTCAGTTTTATTTTCGGACCACGGACGTAACCGGTGTCTCGACCCTGCCTACAGGGGTGGAGATGGTAATGCCCGGCGATAATGTAACTTTAGAAATTCAATTGATCACGCCGGTAGCGATGGCGGAAGGGCTTCGATTCGCTATTCGCGAAGGCGGCCGTACCGTTGGGGCTGGGGTCGTTAACAAGATACTGGAATAA
- the rplB gene encoding 50S ribosomal protein L2 — protein MPIRKLNPRSAGVRFLTYSGFDEITKSTPEKSLLVSIARKGGRNNHGRITAKRRGGGHRKQYRLIDFKRNKDNIEARVAGIEYDPNRSANIALLFYKDGEKRYILSPSKLVVGDMVSSGKDVEIKVGNCLPLENIPDGTLVHNVEMRPGKGGQLARTAGNSTQLMAKDGQYATLKLSSGEVRRVEKKCRATIGIVGNADFENISMGKAGRTRWLGRRPRVRAVAMNPVDHPMGGGEGRSSGGRHPCSPWGQLAKGLKTRKKKKDSSKYIVSKRKKK, from the coding sequence ATGCCCATCAGGAAATTAAATCCAAGGTCTGCCGGAGTTAGGTTTCTAACTTATTCCGGTTTTGACGAAATCACTAAATCCACTCCGGAGAAAAGCCTTCTGGTTTCAATTGCCCGAAAGGGTGGGCGAAATAACCACGGCAGGATTACAGCCAAGCGCCGAGGTGGAGGGCACCGTAAGCAGTATCGTCTGATTGACTTCAAGAGGAATAAGGATAATATCGAAGCCCGCGTTGCTGGAATCGAATATGATCCCAATCGGTCCGCAAATATTGCACTTTTATTTTACAAAGATGGTGAAAAGAGGTATATTCTATCTCCTTCCAAACTCGTTGTCGGAGACATGGTATCCTCGGGAAAAGATGTTGAGATCAAGGTTGGTAATTGCCTCCCTCTCGAGAATATCCCCGATGGAACTCTTGTTCACAATGTTGAGATGCGCCCTGGAAAAGGTGGCCAATTGGCCCGTACTGCTGGTAACTCAACGCAGTTAATGGCCAAGGATGGTCAGTATGCCACCTTGAAGCTTTCATCCGGAGAAGTTCGTAGGGTTGAAAAGAAATGCCGTGCCACTATCGGGATAGTAGGGAATGCCGACTTTGAAAATATTTCCATGGGCAAAGCCGGCAGGACTCGATGGTTGGGACGTCGGCCCAGGGTTCGAGCGGTAGCGATGAATCCGGTGGATCATCCAATGGGTGGTGGAGAAGGAAGGTCCTCTGGCGGGCGTCATCCTTGTAGTCCCTGGGGGCAGCTTGCCAAGGGGTTGAAGACAAGAAAGAAAAAGAAAGATTCAAGCAAGTATATTGTGTCTAAACGGAAAAAGAAATAA
- the rpsS gene encoding 30S ribosomal protein S19 produces the protein MARSLKKGAFVDDHLQKKIDEMNRLNERKIMKTWSRRSTVTPDFVGHTMAVHNGKKFIPVFVSENMVGHKLGEFSPTRTFKSHGGKTKKAAPK, from the coding sequence ATGGCACGTTCATTAAAAAAAGGCGCTTTTGTAGATGATCATCTACAAAAGAAAATAGACGAAATGAATCGGTTGAACGAGAGAAAGATCATGAAGACCTGGTCTCGCCGTTCCACTGTGACACCCGACTTTGTCGGTCATACAATGGCCGTGCATAACGGGAAAAAATTCATTCCGGTTTTTGTATCTGAAAACATGGTGGGACACAAGCTAGGGGAATTTTCGCCAACGAGAACATTTAAGTCTCATGGCGGGAAGACCAAAAAAGCAGCCCCTAAATAA
- the fusA gene encoding elongation factor G — MSKNLRVDKRRNIGIIAHIDAGKTTTTERILYYTGRSHKIGEVHEGTATMDWMEQEQERGITITSAATTCFWADHQINIIDTPGHVDFTAEVERSLRVLDGAIGVFCAVGGVEPQSETVWRQASKYGVPRIGFVNKMDRAGANFLGCVGQIRERLNANPVPIQLPLGREDSYLGIIDLVKMNANVYSDKKDKGEIYEEVDIPEEFMEEALEYRELMIEAISDVDEKIMEKFLAEEEVSAEEIYAALRKGTLELKFTPILCGSAFKNKGVQQLLDAVVAYLPSPIEVPPIKAIDPDTLKEVVREPDSSEPLSALAFKIMTDPFVGQLAFVRVYSGEMKSGSYVYNATKNQRERVGRLLRMHANKREEVQFVKAGDIAAAVGLKKTFTGDTLCDQDKPVILESIIFPEPVISVAIEPKTKAEQDKLSDCLIKLLQEDPTFKVKVDKETNQTIMSGMGELHLEILVDRMRREFSLDVNVSKPQVAYKETITKSVEHEFKYIKQTGGRGQYGHVEIRVEPRESGTGFEFVNKIVGGAIPKEFIPAIQKGVEEAMGRGILCGYNVVDVGVVLLDGSYHDVDSSEMAFKICASIAFRDACKRAAPVLLEPIMEVEVVTPEDFMGEVIGNLSSKRAKIKDLSDRAGAKVVKADVPLSGMFGYSTDLRSATQGRASYTMEFTKYESVPSAIAEELIAKATGKEKSTV, encoded by the coding sequence ATGTCTAAGAATCTGCGAGTTGACAAGAGGCGTAATATAGGGATCATTGCCCATATAGACGCGGGGAAGACCACGACGACGGAGCGTATCCTGTATTACACCGGTCGGAGTCATAAGATCGGCGAAGTGCACGAGGGAACTGCAACCATGGACTGGATGGAGCAGGAGCAGGAGCGTGGCATCACTATCACTTCTGCGGCTACGACATGTTTCTGGGCGGATCATCAGATCAATATCATCGACACGCCGGGTCATGTAGATTTTACAGCAGAGGTTGAGCGTTCATTGCGTGTTCTCGATGGCGCGATTGGTGTTTTTTGTGCTGTCGGTGGGGTGGAGCCGCAGTCCGAGACTGTCTGGCGTCAGGCTTCCAAGTATGGAGTTCCGCGAATTGGCTTTGTGAATAAGATGGATCGCGCGGGAGCGAATTTTCTTGGCTGTGTTGGTCAGATAAGAGAAAGGCTGAATGCGAACCCTGTTCCTATACAATTGCCTCTGGGTCGTGAAGATAGTTATCTTGGTATTATCGATCTGGTGAAGATGAACGCCAATGTGTATAGCGACAAAAAAGATAAGGGTGAGATTTACGAAGAAGTTGATATTCCTGAAGAGTTTATGGAAGAGGCTTTGGAATATAGGGAATTGATGATAGAGGCGATCTCCGATGTTGATGAGAAGATTATGGAGAAGTTTCTTGCCGAGGAGGAAGTTTCCGCTGAGGAAATTTACGCGGCTTTGCGTAAGGGCACGCTTGAGTTAAAGTTCACTCCTATATTGTGTGGTTCGGCTTTTAAGAATAAGGGTGTGCAACAACTTCTTGATGCTGTTGTTGCTTATCTTCCTTCTCCAATAGAGGTTCCGCCGATCAAAGCGATTGATCCTGATACTTTGAAAGAGGTGGTGCGGGAGCCGGATTCCAGTGAGCCTCTTTCGGCTCTTGCATTTAAGATCATGACGGATCCTTTTGTTGGGCAGTTGGCGTTTGTTCGTGTGTATTCCGGGGAAATGAAAAGCGGTTCCTATGTCTATAACGCCACGAAAAATCAGCGGGAGCGTGTGGGTCGTCTGCTTAGAATGCATGCCAATAAGAGGGAAGAGGTTCAGTTTGTGAAAGCGGGGGATATTGCCGCGGCGGTAGGTTTGAAGAAGACGTTTACCGGGGATACCCTTTGTGATCAGGATAAGCCGGTCATTCTGGAGTCAATTATCTTTCCGGAGCCTGTTATCTCAGTGGCAATCGAGCCTAAAACAAAGGCCGAGCAGGATAAGCTTTCCGATTGTCTTATCAAACTTCTGCAGGAAGATCCGACCTTTAAGGTCAAGGTGGATAAGGAAACCAATCAGACCATCATGTCGGGCATGGGTGAGTTGCACCTTGAGATTCTGGTTGACAGGATGCGCCGCGAGTTTTCTCTGGATGTGAATGTTTCCAAGCCTCAGGTCGCCTATAAAGAAACCATCACTAAATCCGTAGAGCATGAATTTAAGTATATTAAGCAAACCGGAGGCCGTGGCCAGTATGGGCACGTTGAGATTCGAGTCGAGCCTAGAGAGTCCGGGACCGGATTTGAGTTCGTTAATAAGATAGTTGGTGGAGCCATCCCTAAGGAGTTTATCCCGGCGATTCAGAAAGGTGTTGAAGAAGCTATGGGACGAGGAATCCTTTGCGGATATAACGTTGTGGATGTGGGAGTGGTTCTGCTCGACGGTTCTTATCATGATGTGGATTCGTCGGAAATGGCATTTAAGATTTGTGCGTCCATTGCTTTTCGCGATGCGTGTAAGAGGGCCGCTCCGGTTTTGCTGGAGCCGATCATGGAAGTGGAAGTTGTGACTCCCGAGGACTTTATGGGAGAGGTTATTGGAAACTTGAGTTCCAAGCGAGCGAAGATAAAAGATCTTAGTGACAGGGCGGGCGCCAAGGTTGTGAAGGCGGACGTGCCGCTTTCTGGAATGTTTGGATATTCGACCGATTTGCGGTCGGCAACGCAGGGTCGAGCCAGTTATACCATGGAATTTACCAAATACGAATCCGTCCCCTCGGCGATAGCGGAAGAATTGATTGCCAAGGCGACAGGAAAAGAAAAATCAACGGTCTAG
- the rplE gene encoding 50S ribosomal protein L5, whose product MANFESNFKEKHRAQIQKDLGLGNVMLVPRLEKIVINMGLGEALQNAKLIEAGVEQLRLITGQKPVVTKAKKAISNFKLREGVPIGVMVTMRGHRMYEFFERFVTFSLPRVRDFKGLPPKAFDGRGNYTVGVKEQLIFPEIDFDKIDQIKGMNITICTTAKNDEEGRCLLKSMGFPLRK is encoded by the coding sequence ATGGCAAATTTTGAAAGTAATTTTAAAGAGAAACACCGGGCTCAAATTCAAAAAGACCTCGGGTTGGGAAATGTAATGCTGGTTCCCCGGTTAGAGAAAATCGTAATTAATATGGGGCTAGGGGAAGCGTTGCAAAACGCAAAGTTGATCGAAGCAGGTGTGGAGCAATTGAGATTGATTACCGGTCAAAAACCTGTTGTCACAAAGGCTAAAAAGGCGATATCTAATTTCAAATTGCGAGAGGGCGTGCCCATTGGAGTTATGGTCACCATGCGCGGTCATCGAATGTACGAATTCTTTGAAAGATTTGTGACCTTCTCATTGCCCAGGGTTCGTGACTTTAAAGGTTTGCCCCCAAAAGCATTTGACGGACGTGGGAACTACACGGTCGGTGTCAAAGAGCAATTGATTTTCCCGGAAATTGATTTCGATAAAATTGATCAAATTAAGGGGATGAATATCACCATTTGCACCACTGCCAAGAACGATGAAGAGGGAAGGTGTCTGCTGAAAAGCATGGGCTTTCCTTTAAGAAAATAA
- the rpmC gene encoding 50S ribosomal protein L29, giving the protein MKTADVRDLSEKERQEKVDDLQQEFFNLKFQLATGKIENPSRLRLIRRDIARIKTIQNQARNIACKEEEVKS; this is encoded by the coding sequence ATGAAAACGGCGGATGTCAGAGATCTCTCCGAAAAGGAGAGGCAGGAAAAAGTAGATGATTTGCAGCAGGAGTTTTTTAATCTGAAGTTCCAATTGGCGACAGGAAAGATTGAAAATCCCAGCCGGTTGCGCCTCATTCGCCGGGATATTGCCCGTATCAAAACCATCCAGAATCAAGCACGGAATATTGCCTGTAAAGAGGAAGAAGTTAAGTCCTGA
- the rplP gene encoding 50S ribosomal protein L16 codes for MLMPKKVKYRKRHKGRMRGTAYRGGTISFGSFGLQASECGRITDRQIEAARIAMTRYIKRGGKIWLRIFPDKPVSKKPAETRMGKGKGNPEYWVAVIKPGRILYEMEGVSEVVAKEAFRLAAHKLPLATRFITN; via the coding sequence ATGTTGATGCCCAAAAAAGTTAAGTATCGGAAGCGGCATAAGGGCCGAATGCGTGGTACTGCGTATCGTGGTGGTACGATCAGTTTCGGTTCTTTTGGTTTGCAGGCGTCCGAATGTGGCCGGATCACTGACCGGCAAATCGAGGCAGCTCGAATTGCCATGACTCGTTATATCAAGCGTGGTGGTAAGATCTGGCTCAGGATATTTCCTGATAAGCCAGTTTCGAAGAAGCCTGCTGAGACAAGAATGGGTAAGGGAAAGGGAAATCCTGAATACTGGGTGGCCGTGATAAAACCAGGCCGGATTCTGTATGAAATGGAAGGAGTTTCCGAAGTGGTTGCGAAGGAAGCGTTTCGGCTTGCCGCTCATAAGTTGCCTTTGGCAACGCGATTTATTACAAACTGA
- the rplD gene encoding 50S ribosomal protein L4 — MPELELLDVNKKKVGTVSASPAVFDVEVKEHLVQQYVVYQLAARRSGSAATKRNKGELHGSGKKPWKQKGTGRARAGNSRSPIWRGGMTVFGPTPRDYSFKMSKKTKQLALKSILTDGVKSDKFHVVDKLSIDNPKTSEVVQLLKSLGSPRKTLFLLSERNHNLELGVRNLQGVDVLLVDGLNVYDLAVHDKIFCTPQALKKIEERLA; from the coding sequence ATGCCGGAACTGGAATTATTGGACGTAAATAAAAAAAAGGTAGGAACTGTTAGCGCGTCCCCCGCAGTGTTTGATGTTGAAGTCAAGGAGCACTTGGTTCAGCAGTACGTGGTGTATCAGCTCGCCGCCCGCAGAAGCGGATCGGCTGCCACCAAGCGCAACAAGGGGGAGTTGCATGGCAGCGGCAAGAAGCCTTGGAAGCAAAAGGGGACGGGCCGTGCTCGCGCGGGAAATTCCAGGTCTCCTATTTGGCGAGGCGGAATGACGGTTTTTGGTCCCACACCAAGGGATTATAGCTTCAAGATGTCAAAGAAGACGAAGCAACTTGCCCTCAAGTCAATTCTTACCGACGGGGTTAAATCTGATAAATTCCATGTGGTTGACAAGCTCAGCATTGATAATCCTAAAACCAGTGAAGTTGTGCAGCTATTGAAGAGTCTTGGTTCTCCCAGGAAAACTTTGTTTTTACTTTCCGAAAGGAACCATAACTTGGAATTGGGGGTTCGCAATTTGCAGGGTGTGGATGTTCTCTTGGTAGATGGGCTTAACGTTTACGATCTGGCGGTGCATGATAAAATATTCTGTACCCCGCAGGCGTTGAAAAAAATTGAGGAGCGGTTGGCCTGA
- a CDS encoding 50S ribosomal protein L23, whose amino-acid sequence MDKYRVLVKPMITEKSTLLQEDGNWLVFRVNPDANKIQIKNAVEKIFSVTVLQVNTVNVRGKSRRFGKTVGVSKNWKKAMLRLKDGDKIEMFEGV is encoded by the coding sequence ATGGATAAATATCGTGTTCTAGTAAAACCCATGATCACAGAAAAAAGCACACTTTTGCAGGAGGATGGCAATTGGCTGGTGTTTCGTGTGAATCCTGATGCAAACAAAATTCAAATCAAAAATGCCGTTGAAAAGATTTTTAGTGTCACCGTGCTTCAGGTCAACACGGTAAACGTGCGAGGTAAAAGTCGGCGTTTCGGGAAAACGGTCGGTGTATCTAAGAATTGGAAAAAGGCAATGCTTCGCTTGAAAGACGGCGATAAAATAGAAATGTTTGAGGGAGTCTGA
- the rpsJ gene encoding 30S ribosomal protein S10, whose translation MNDQKIKIKLKAYDHKLLDWSVSEIVETTKRTGAKVVGPIPLPTVRNKWTVLRSPHVDKKSREQFEIRTHKRILEILEPTPQTVDALMKLDLSGGVDIEIKL comes from the coding sequence ATGAACGATCAAAAAATAAAGATAAAGCTCAAGGCGTATGACCATAAGCTGCTGGATTGGTCGGTAAGTGAAATCGTGGAAACCACAAAGCGCACAGGTGCCAAGGTGGTGGGGCCGATTCCTTTGCCAACGGTAAGAAATAAATGGACTGTTTTGCGGTCCCCGCATGTTGATAAAAAGTCTCGTGAACAATTCGAGATTCGGACGCACAAGCGGATCTTAGAAATTCTGGAGCCAACACCGCAAACGGTGGATGCTTTGATGAAACTTGATTTGTCCGGCGGAGTGGACATCGAAATCAAGCTTTAA
- the rpsC gene encoding 30S ribosomal protein S3, translating to MGQKVHPYGFRLGYNKTWISNWYARKDYADFLIDDIKIRKFINDTLGHAGISKVEIERSANRVRVNIHTARPGIIIGKKGTEVDRLKEELQKLMNGKQVSLNIKEVRRAELDAALIAQNIALQLMKRIAFRRAMKKSVVSALRFGAKGIKIRVSGRLGGAEIARSEWYRQGRVPLHTLRADIDYGTASSKTTYGIIGVKVWVYRGDILPEKGVVITEFAKKKGEREQS from the coding sequence GTGGGTCAAAAAGTTCACCCCTATGGTTTTCGCCTGGGCTACAACAAGACGTGGATTTCAAACTGGTACGCTCGTAAGGATTACGCAGATTTTCTGATCGATGATATAAAGATCAGGAAATTTATCAATGATACCCTGGGGCATGCGGGGATATCTAAAGTGGAGATCGAGCGTTCTGCCAACCGTGTGCGAGTCAATATTCATACGGCTCGACCAGGTATCATCATCGGCAAAAAAGGTACGGAAGTCGATCGTCTGAAAGAAGAGTTGCAAAAGTTGATGAATGGCAAGCAGGTCAGCCTCAATATCAAGGAGGTCCGCAGGGCGGAACTTGATGCGGCCCTCATCGCCCAGAATATTGCATTGCAGTTAATGAAAAGGATCGCATTTCGAAGGGCTATGAAGAAAAGTGTTGTATCGGCCCTTCGGTTTGGAGCTAAGGGGATCAAGATTCGAGTTTCGGGTCGACTGGGAGGAGCTGAAATTGCGCGAAGTGAGTGGTATCGGCAGGGACGAGTTCCCTTGCACACCCTGCGAGCTGATATTGATTATGGCACAGCTTCTTCAAAAACCACTTATGGGATCATTGGAGTCAAGGTGTGGGTCTATCGCGGCGACATTCTTCCTGAAAAAGGTGTTGTTATTACTGAATTTGCCAAGAAAAAAGGCGAGCGAGAACAGAGTTAA
- the rpsG gene encoding 30S ribosomal protein S7: MARRREAQKRKVSPDPKYNDILVGRFINSLLKAGKKSLAERIFYTALTAVEEKIKEDPVMVFRKAINNASPMLEVRSRRVGGATYQVPVEVNESRRIALSIRWMIQNARSRAGKTMSEKLTGEIVDAYNNAGGAIKKREEVHRMAEANKAFAHYRW, translated from the coding sequence ATGGCAAGAAGACGAGAAGCTCAAAAAAGAAAAGTTTCCCCGGATCCTAAGTACAACGATATCCTTGTCGGGCGGTTTATTAATAGCCTTCTTAAGGCGGGGAAGAAAAGTCTGGCTGAGAGAATTTTCTACACCGCGTTGACTGCTGTTGAGGAGAAGATTAAGGAAGATCCTGTTATGGTCTTTCGCAAGGCTATAAACAATGCCTCTCCTATGCTGGAGGTTCGGTCTAGGCGAGTGGGTGGCGCTACCTACCAGGTTCCCGTAGAGGTGAATGAGAGTCGGCGAATTGCTCTAAGTATTCGTTGGATGATTCAGAATGCGAGATCACGGGCTGGAAAGACCATGTCGGAAAAGCTGACAGGGGAAATTGTGGACGCGTACAATAATGCCGGTGGCGCGATAAAGAAGCGGGAAGAAGTTCATCGCATGGCGGAAGCTAATAAGGCGTTTGCCCACTATCGTTGGTAA